The DNA region TTCTGGTTCGATTACAAGGAAGTCGTTTTTTCAGCTTACTTCGATGTATTGTGCAAATTAAGGGAGCTTTCTTTGAGCGGTGTTGAAATTCATTTTTTCGGCGGGAACCACGATTGGTGGGCAAGCAAGACAGGTTTTCTCAGTGATTATCTTGGAATGATTATCCACAGTCGCGCCGAGGAAGTTCTCATAGACGGAAGGCGTTTTTTTGTCGGTCATGGTGACGGGATGGTTAATTGCGACTGGGCATATAAGTTTTTACTCAAACCTGTAATAAGGAACG from bacterium includes:
- a CDS encoding UDP-2,3-diacylglucosamine diphosphatase, with the translated sequence MSKAFFISDVHLGAEDEAKENRKRKLLAKFFDMVSVDGDKLFILGDFFNFWFDYKEVVFSAYFDVLCKLRELSLSGVEIHFFGGNHDWWASKTGFLSDYLGMIIHSRAEEVLIDGRRFFVGHGDGMVNCDWAYKFLLKPVIRN